From a single Ornithodoros turicata isolate Travis chromosome 8, ASM3712646v1, whole genome shotgun sequence genomic region:
- the LOC135366620 gene encoding insulin-induced gene 2 protein-like: MDPHTRRLIWRICFLFFVGVFFSFMLDFFQVQYRLSAFERNLLGSMFMSSPWWVPAICGTAAVSVGLLYPCLDNKLGETFPHEWSNVMKCVALFVGINQASAKIELQSDWQLSLSLVLLSVILWWLCDRTNGGFGLSTLTAAVATLVAHYLVYNRIGRCSEKDLTFVRSWLPCVFFSGGITVGNIGRLLALDGDAEPFSQKRHQE; this comes from the exons ATGGACCCTCACACAAGACGGCTCATTTGGCGCATCTGTTTCCTATTCTTCGTCGGCGTATTCTTCAGCTTCATGCTAGACTTCTTCCAAGTGCAATATCGTCTTTCAGCTTTCGAGCGGAATCTCCTCGGCTCAATGTTCATGTCTTCCCCGTGGTGGGTGCCTGCAATCTGTGGCACAGCGGCTG TGTCTGTCGGCCTTCTATACCCATGCCTGGACAACAAGTTGGGTGAGACCTTCCCACACGAATGGTCCAACGTCATGAAGTGTGTGGCCCTCTTCGTGGGAATCAACCAAGCCAGTGCT AAAATTGAGCTGCAGAGCGACTGGCAGCTGTCTCTCTCCCTGGTTCTGCTGTCTGTGATCCTCTGGTGGCTCTGCGATCGAACCAACGGTGGCTTTGGGCTCAGCACACTCACCGCTGCTGTTGCCACGTTAGTGGCCCACTACCTAGTCTACAACCGAATCGGAAG GTGTTCCGAGAAAGACTTGACTTTTGTCAGATCCTGGTTGCCCTGTGTCTTTTTCTCGGGGGGTATCACCGTTGGAAACATTGGTCGTCTTTTGGCTCTG gACGGTGACGCCGAGCCTTTCTCACAGAAGAGGCATCAGGAGTGA